In Candidatus Margulisiibacteriota bacterium, the following proteins share a genomic window:
- a CDS encoding glycosyltransferase, with translation MKVSVIITSYNYGQYLKGAIDSALAQDYPDFEILVVYRPSGDKSEEVLAGYNGQVKIIKQEGKGLANASNLGVKNSAGQYLIRLDADDIFYPGILAKEAAVLDKEPVDFVYPDYNYLMEETGEKIRKTLPPFDRDELLSRGDFLSGGTMFRRSLFDRVGLYDESLPTLESYEFILRLMKNKIVGRHLAEPLFEYRVHGASMSDNTELVEATGRRIAAKYGLEYKTGANHPRRIK, from the coding sequence GTGAAGGTCAGCGTTATCATAACCAGTTATAATTACGGCCAATACTTGAAAGGGGCGATTGACAGCGCTTTGGCGCAAGATTATCCCGATTTTGAGATCTTGGTCGTTTATCGGCCGTCGGGGGACAAGAGCGAGGAAGTTTTAGCCGGTTATAACGGTCAGGTTAAGATCATCAAGCAGGAGGGGAAAGGGTTGGCGAACGCGAGCAATCTCGGTGTTAAAAATTCCGCTGGCCAATACTTGATCCGGCTTGATGCCGACGATATCTTTTACCCCGGGATCCTGGCCAAGGAAGCGGCCGTTTTGGATAAAGAGCCGGTCGATTTTGTTTATCCCGACTATAATTATTTAATGGAAGAGACCGGCGAGAAAATCCGTAAAACGTTGCCTCCCTTTGATCGCGACGAACTGCTTAGCCGGGGTGATTTTTTAAGCGGCGGGACGATGTTCCGGCGTTCCCTGTTCGACCGGGTCGGTTTGTATGACGAAAGTTTACCGACTTTGGAGAGCTATGAGTTCATTCTCCGGCTGATGAAAAATAAGATCGTTGGCCGGCACCTGGCGGAACCGTTGTTTGAGTACCGGGTCCATGGCGCGAGCATGAGCGATAACACCGAGCTGGTCGAAGCGACCGGCCGCCGGATCGCGGCCAAATACGGGCTGGAATATAAGACTGGGGCCAACCATCCGCGGAGGATCAAATGA
- a CDS encoding N-acetylneuraminate synthase family protein: MERAINLGNGVKLGGDHHCVILLDAGVNHNNDVQRAKALIKTAKEGGADAIKFQTYTAGGISTREAPRYWDSKLDTDGGGSQYDMFKKVDSLPKDAYFELKAYAKKLKIAFSSSPFDMESAKFLIKLDVDFYKIASAEVPNLPLIRLVAETGKPIILSTGACTIGEVEDALQTIYQTGNKQVALQHCVLSYPCKDKDANLAKMLRLKQIFPEIPVGYSDHTLGSLIPLAAVAMGARSIEKHYTVDKSLPDSPDHGLSLSAEELPEFMKDVRRIESAIGTSLSGYYEAEAKAHALARKSIVAIKPIKKGTKISASMLACKRPGTGLYPRFLDQIVGREAKVNINEDEILSWSMI, encoded by the coding sequence ATGGAAAGAGCGATCAATCTTGGGAACGGCGTTAAACTGGGGGGAGATCACCACTGCGTGATCCTGCTCGATGCCGGCGTTAACCATAACAATGATGTCCAGCGGGCCAAAGCGTTGATCAAGACCGCCAAAGAGGGTGGGGCCGACGCGATCAAGTTCCAAACCTACACCGCCGGGGGGATCAGCACCCGGGAAGCGCCCCGCTACTGGGATTCGAAGCTCGATACCGATGGCGGCGGCAGCCAGTACGACATGTTCAAGAAAGTCGACTCTCTTCCCAAGGACGCTTACTTCGAACTGAAAGCGTACGCCAAAAAATTGAAGATCGCTTTTTCTTCCTCTCCGTTTGACATGGAGAGCGCGAAGTTCCTGATCAAGCTCGACGTCGATTTTTACAAGATCGCTTCCGCCGAGGTCCCCAATTTGCCGCTGATCCGGCTGGTCGCCGAGACCGGCAAGCCGATCATCCTCTCGACCGGGGCCTGCACCATCGGCGAAGTGGAAGACGCTCTGCAGACGATCTATCAGACCGGGAACAAGCAGGTCGCCCTCCAGCACTGTGTTTTAAGTTATCCCTGTAAGGATAAAGACGCCAACCTGGCCAAAATGCTCCGCTTAAAGCAGATCTTCCCGGAGATCCCGGTCGGTTATTCCGACCACACTCTGGGGAGCCTGATCCCGCTGGCGGCGGTCGCCATGGGGGCGCGGTCGATCGAGAAACATTACACCGTCGATAAAAGTCTCCCCGACAGTCCAGACCACGGGCTTTCTTTAAGCGCGGAAGAACTGCCGGAGTTCATGAAAGATGTCCGCCGAATCGAATCGGCGATCGGGACCTCCTTAAGCGGTTATTACGAGGCGGAAGCCAAAGCGCACGCCTTAGCGCGGAAAAGTATCGTCGCGATCAAGCCGATCAAAAAAGGGACCAAGATTAGCGCATCGATGCTCGCCTGCAAGCGGCCCGGGACCGGGCTCTATCCCCGTTTCCTGGACCAGATCGTCGGGCGCGAAGCTAAGGTTAACATTAACGAAGACGAGATCCTTAGTTGGAGCATGATCTAA
- a CDS encoding sugar phosphate nucleotidyltransferase — protein sequence MIKQAVIMAGGEGVRLRPLTYAIPKPLLPLRDYTVIEYIIRGLAEQGIKEIFILVFYQHEKFQVCLDYQKKYDVTIKLIKEDAKSGTIGGIHKIRDLLSGSFLVINADIINRVDVAALAAGHEKAGAALTLGVKDYAMQVPYGVVESGPNGEFSGVTEKPTENYLISAGINILSPEVFKYINGQRIDFPEVIKLLTAEGKKVITHKIQGFWFDIGRAEDYEKAIDLLEKIENGK from the coding sequence ATGATCAAACAAGCCGTGATCATGGCCGGGGGTGAAGGGGTTCGTTTGCGCCCGTTAACTTACGCGATCCCCAAGCCGCTCCTGCCGCTGCGCGATTACACGGTGATCGAATACATTATTCGCGGCTTAGCGGAGCAGGGGATCAAAGAGATCTTTATCCTGGTCTTTTATCAGCACGAGAAGTTCCAGGTCTGCCTTGATTATCAAAAGAAGTACGACGTGACCATTAAACTGATCAAAGAAGACGCCAAGTCCGGGACGATCGGCGGGATCCACAAGATCCGCGACCTTTTAAGCGGCTCGTTTTTGGTCATTAACGCTGATATCATCAACCGGGTCGACGTCGCCGCGCTGGCGGCCGGCCACGAAAAGGCGGGGGCCGCTTTGACCCTGGGGGTCAAAGATTACGCCATGCAGGTCCCGTACGGAGTGGTGGAGAGCGGACCGAATGGCGAGTTCAGCGGTGTGACCGAAAAGCCGACCGAAAATTACCTGATCAGCGCCGGGATCAACATTTTATCGCCCGAAGTCTTTAAATATATCAACGGCCAGCGGATCGATTTTCCCGAGGTCATTAAGCTCCTGACCGCTGAAGGAAAAAAAGTTATCACCCATAAGATCCAGGGCTTTTGGTTCGATATCGGCCGGGCCGAGGATTACGAAAAAGCGATCGATCTATTGGAGAAAATAGAAAATGGCAAATAA
- a CDS encoding NAD-dependent epimerase/dehydratase family protein, which produces MANKLLITGSAGFIGRALIERLRAEAVEIFECDLSLGHDLLDQKQTLALPAAEIVVHLAANTNIQTAFEQPYPIYRDNLLGTLNLLEYCRLNKVKRIIYSSSYVYGQPQTLPIDETHPVMINNPYGRSKLMAEQLVTAYSEDFGLAASILRNFNVYGPGQSPRFLLPSIIAQLYSDAPAIKVADLKPKRDYIYIKDVVEAIWRACQSATPGARTYNLGCGVSYSVGEAMELIFKLSGRRKPVESAGTTRKNEIMDTVADITRVRRELNWEPRYDFAAGLADLLKSEGRIK; this is translated from the coding sequence ATGGCAAATAAGCTCTTGATCACCGGGTCCGCCGGCTTTATCGGCCGGGCGCTGATCGAACGCCTCCGCGCCGAAGCGGTCGAGATCTTTGAATGCGATCTCTCTTTAGGCCACGACTTACTTGACCAGAAACAGACGCTGGCCCTGCCGGCGGCGGAGATTGTCGTTCATTTGGCCGCTAACACCAACATTCAGACCGCTTTCGAACAGCCATATCCGATCTACCGGGACAATTTGCTCGGGACTCTGAATCTCCTGGAATATTGCCGTCTCAATAAAGTAAAGCGGATAATTTATTCCAGCTCCTACGTTTACGGCCAGCCGCAAACCTTGCCGATCGACGAAACCCATCCGGTCATGATCAATAACCCTTACGGCCGGAGCAAACTCATGGCCGAACAGCTGGTCACGGCTTACAGCGAAGATTTTGGCCTGGCCGCTTCCATCCTGCGGAATTTTAACGTTTACGGTCCGGGGCAGAGCCCCCGGTTCCTCCTTCCTTCGATCATTGCCCAGCTCTATTCGGACGCGCCGGCGATCAAAGTGGCCGATCTTAAGCCGAAGCGGGATTACATATATATAAAGGACGTGGTCGAAGCGATCTGGCGCGCCTGCCAGTCGGCCACTCCCGGCGCGCGGACCTATAACCTTGGTTGCGGTGTTTCTTACTCGGTCGGCGAAGCGATGGAGTTGATCTTCAAGCTTAGCGGCCGCCGTAAACCGGTTGAATCGGCCGGGACGACCCGGAAGAACGAGATCATGGACACGGTCGCCGATATTACCCGGGTCCGCCGCGAACTTAACTGGGAGCCGCGCTACGATTTCGCGGCCGGACTGGCCGATCTTCTAAAAAGCGAAGGACGGATCAAATAA